A genomic segment from Luteolibacter ambystomatis encodes:
- a CDS encoding DUF3592 domain-containing protein codes for MLFLGPPLGLLGLVFYLTRRVRQAVGWTEGRARITRSEVKAERHRHEGDTTQVRNVPWITYQFQAGDRTIHGERISIGMGTADNVDVVVKRYAVDAEVPVFYDPDDPEDCVLERTPPVSPGCLWGGAVLIAVLYIGGLVAFGKGQEIARFFSRGIPGMRHPLVVFLCGGAGLFCLAAGLWMWRHPRKARPWTRVKGIIISSVTESFEEEDSTDSGHRVRTYYRAVIEYRYHADGQDYHGNTSASGPLNIKIAGARASADAEVARHPVGAEVDVFYNPANPSQSGLNVDTDMMLDGRRSLIVAAVLLAIAVYAWIA; via the coding sequence TTGTTGTTTCTCGGGCCACCGCTTGGGTTGCTCGGGCTGGTATTTTATCTCACCCGTCGTGTCCGGCAGGCGGTGGGGTGGACGGAGGGACGCGCGCGCATCACGCGCTCCGAGGTGAAGGCGGAGCGGCACCGGCACGAGGGCGATACCACCCAAGTAAGGAATGTCCCGTGGATCACATACCAGTTCCAGGCCGGAGATCGAACGATACACGGAGAACGGATCAGCATCGGCATGGGCACCGCGGACAACGTGGATGTGGTGGTGAAGCGCTATGCCGTGGATGCGGAGGTGCCGGTGTTTTATGATCCGGATGACCCGGAGGACTGCGTGTTGGAGCGCACGCCGCCGGTTTCGCCAGGCTGCCTGTGGGGAGGGGCGGTGTTGATCGCGGTGCTCTACATCGGCGGGCTGGTCGCGTTTGGAAAAGGACAGGAGATCGCGCGGTTCTTCAGCCGGGGCATTCCCGGCATGCGGCATCCGCTGGTGGTGTTCCTCTGCGGCGGTGCGGGTCTTTTCTGCCTTGCCGCCGGGCTGTGGATGTGGAGGCACCCGCGCAAGGCCCGGCCATGGACGCGCGTGAAGGGTATCATCATTTCCAGCGTGACCGAGTCTTTCGAGGAAGAGGATAGCACGGACTCCGGGCACCGTGTCCGCACCTACTACCGTGCCGTGATCGAGTACCGGTATCACGCCGATGGACAGGACTACCATGGCAACACCAGTGCGAGCGGTCCGCTCAATATCAAGATCGCTGGCGCCCGTGCGAGCGCCGATGCCGAGGTGGCCCGCCATCCGGTGGGAGCGGAGGTGGACGTGTTTTACAACCCCGCGAACCCATCCCAATCCGGCCTCAACGTGGACACGGACATGATGCTGGATGGCCGCCGCTCGTTGATCGTGGCGGCGGTGTTGCTGGCGATCGCGGTGTATGCGTGGATCGCATGA
- a CDS encoding beta strand repeat-containing protein: protein MKFKNFFSLAPSLLLVVLVSSTASAATSLTWDTVASDSAITGGAGNWTTSTTTWTADAGVTNIAWNNANNDTATFQGTAGTVTLTEPITTGGITFSTASYIVTGNTLTFGAATNTVTNAGAATISSSIAGTTGFTKAGAGTLTLGGGSGDTNANTESGKITASAGSLTLSKAAGTDAIAGSLDLTGATITWSRANQIKDTSNIAVSGTGAIATAFTDTVANITTTGNTTKFNPGSGSNVTVTGTLSITGSNGVTNTNFFSLASNSANSSLTLGSLALSDAYFGVGQGNATFTSTVNLNGGLTGANTNSVPGDTNARLVLAGTGTHDHTFNVSSGITTLGPLMTQTSGTTGSLTKTGAGVLSISRPVTYTGGTTVSAGTLAVGAGGTNQWTSADIDTFQTTAPFATGTFFGIDTTGGAFTYATGIAGDRGFAKVGTNTLTLTGTSSYTGATRIAGGTLALGAGNLLPITPLAFTGTSTLNTGGFSQSFSGLSVGSTFTGTLNGSGNVTVSGSNVSIGGTASGDSATLTTTGLGMFIYDNASGSFSVGGNTDAGGASGTVNLAPNSQLITGTFFIGRDVSLAHGSNSTHTGTVNMNQATTFYVGTLAVAGSSKLNGTLKFTSGLTSPTVQIRGTTGGTSRATVNIATAGNSSYQNATGLADFTGGTLDALIGTMNIGQVTGNTRNSTGTFRMSGGTLDATSILLGARTGSGTGVASGTFQITGGTAKVSTITFVPAIGSGTGTNTAILNLNGGTLAAQTVQPGTGSASRTLNWNSGTITTYDAITDLTLGAVDVKLAATGTHSFDIPTGRSATVNAVIGDATTGGSLQKDGAGTLTLTAANTYTGDTTVNAGTLSLSQAGLADTANLSIATGATVTLGFGGTDTVAKLFIGGVQKNAGVWGAPGSGAPNTDAALAGTGTLTVTTSASGYSTWATLQGLGPSNNAKDANPDNDGLNNLAEFAFDDTPLSGVSSGKIASRVVTIGGAKVLTLTIPVRDDALTTTFSGSPTLVSNAVDGFHYEVSGSTDLGSTPVTVIELTDANATAIQNTLPILSTGWTYRTFRTSGTVNDAPKAFLRAKVSETP, encoded by the coding sequence ATGAAATTCAAAAACTTCTTCAGTCTCGCACCGTCATTGCTCCTTGTTGTTCTCGTTTCGTCCACCGCCTCTGCAGCGACTTCTCTGACATGGGATACCGTTGCCTCGGATTCCGCCATCACCGGCGGCGCGGGCAATTGGACCACCTCCACCACCACCTGGACGGCTGACGCCGGGGTGACGAATATCGCTTGGAACAACGCCAACAACGACACGGCCACCTTCCAAGGCACCGCGGGTACTGTTACCCTCACGGAGCCGATCACCACCGGTGGCATCACCTTCAGCACCGCCAGCTACATCGTCACCGGCAACACGCTGACCTTCGGCGCGGCGACGAACACGGTGACCAATGCCGGTGCCGCCACCATCAGCTCATCCATCGCAGGCACCACCGGCTTCACCAAGGCGGGCGCGGGTACCCTCACCCTCGGCGGCGGCTCGGGCGACACCAATGCCAATACCGAAAGCGGAAAGATCACCGCCTCGGCCGGTTCCCTGACTCTGAGCAAGGCTGCGGGTACGGACGCCATTGCCGGAAGTCTCGACCTCACCGGTGCCACCATCACCTGGTCCCGTGCCAATCAGATCAAGGACACCTCGAACATCGCCGTCAGCGGCACCGGTGCGATCGCCACCGCCTTCACCGACACGGTGGCCAACATCACCACCACTGGCAATACGACCAAGTTCAACCCGGGCTCCGGCAGCAATGTCACCGTCACCGGCACGCTCTCCATCACCGGCAGCAACGGCGTCACCAACACCAACTTCTTCTCGCTGGCCTCCAACAGCGCGAACTCCAGCCTCACCCTCGGCTCCCTCGCCCTCAGCGATGCCTACTTCGGTGTCGGCCAGGGCAATGCCACCTTCACCTCTACCGTCAATCTGAACGGCGGCCTCACCGGAGCGAACACCAACTCGGTTCCCGGCGACACCAATGCACGCCTCGTCCTCGCGGGCACCGGTACGCACGACCACACCTTCAACGTCAGCAGCGGCATCACCACCCTCGGTCCGTTGATGACCCAGACCTCCGGGACCACCGGCTCGCTGACGAAGACCGGCGCTGGCGTGCTGAGCATTTCCCGCCCCGTTACCTACACCGGTGGCACCACCGTTTCGGCAGGCACGCTGGCCGTCGGTGCCGGTGGCACCAACCAGTGGACCTCCGCGGACATCGATACCTTCCAGACCACCGCGCCCTTCGCCACCGGCACCTTCTTCGGCATTGATACCACCGGCGGCGCATTCACCTACGCCACCGGCATCGCCGGTGACCGCGGCTTCGCCAAGGTGGGCACCAATACGCTCACCCTCACCGGCACCAGCAGCTACACGGGTGCCACCCGCATCGCAGGCGGCACGCTCGCCCTGGGCGCGGGCAATCTCCTGCCGATCACTCCGCTGGCGTTCACCGGTACCTCCACGCTCAATACCGGCGGCTTTTCACAGAGTTTCTCCGGTCTCAGCGTCGGCAGCACCTTCACCGGCACACTCAATGGCAGCGGCAATGTGACCGTCAGCGGCAGCAATGTCTCCATCGGTGGCACGGCCTCCGGCGATAGTGCGACACTGACCACCACCGGCCTGGGCATGTTCATCTACGACAATGCCTCCGGCAGTTTCTCGGTGGGTGGCAATACGGACGCGGGCGGCGCATCCGGCACGGTGAACCTCGCTCCGAACTCCCAGCTCATCACCGGCACCTTCTTCATCGGCCGGGATGTCTCGCTGGCCCACGGCAGCAACAGCACCCACACCGGCACGGTCAACATGAACCAAGCCACCACCTTCTACGTCGGCACGCTGGCGGTGGCAGGCAGCTCGAAACTCAACGGCACGCTGAAGTTCACCAGCGGCCTCACCAGCCCCACCGTGCAAATCCGCGGCACCACCGGCGGCACCTCGCGGGCCACGGTCAATATCGCCACCGCCGGCAACTCGTCCTATCAGAATGCGACGGGTCTCGCGGATTTCACCGGCGGCACCCTGGATGCGCTGATCGGCACCATGAACATCGGACAGGTCACGGGTAATACCAGAAACAGCACCGGTACCTTCCGCATGAGCGGCGGCACCTTGGACGCCACCAGCATCCTCCTCGGCGCCCGCACCGGCTCGGGAACGGGCGTGGCCAGCGGCACCTTCCAGATCACCGGCGGCACCGCCAAGGTCTCCACCATCACCTTCGTGCCCGCCATCGGCAGCGGCACCGGCACCAATACCGCCATCCTCAATCTGAACGGAGGCACCCTCGCCGCACAGACCGTCCAGCCCGGCACCGGCTCCGCCAGCCGCACGCTGAATTGGAACAGTGGCACCATCACGACCTATGATGCCATCACCGACCTCACGCTCGGAGCAGTGGACGTGAAACTCGCCGCCACCGGCACCCATTCGTTCGACATCCCCACCGGCCGCAGTGCTACGGTGAATGCCGTCATTGGAGACGCCACCACCGGCGGCTCCCTGCAGAAGGATGGCGCGGGCACTCTCACGCTGACCGCCGCCAACACCTACACCGGTGACACCACCGTGAACGCGGGCACGCTCTCGCTCTCCCAAGCGGGGCTGGCGGATACAGCCAATCTCAGCATCGCCACGGGTGCCACGGTCACCCTCGGCTTCGGAGGCACGGATACCGTGGCGAAGCTGTTCATCGGCGGCGTCCAGAAGAACGCCGGTGTCTGGGGCGCCCCCGGCTCCGGTGCTCCGAACACAGACGCGGCGCTCGCCGGCACCGGCACGCTGACCGTCACCACCAGCGCCTCCGGCTACAGCACCTGGGCGACCCTCCAAGGCCTCGGACCCTCCAACAACGCCAAGGACGCCAACCCCGACAACGACGGACTCAACAATCTGGCGGAATTCGCATTCGATGACACTCCGCTCTCCGGAGTCTCATCCGGCAAGATCGCTTCGCGGGTCGTGACCATCGGTGGCGCCAAGGTTCTCACGCTGACCATTCCCGTCCGCGATGATGCCTTGACCACCACCTTCAGCGGTTCGCCTACCCTGGTTTCGAATGCGGTGGATGGTTTCCACTACGAAGTCTCCGGCAGCACCGATCTCGGAAGCACCCCGGTCACCGTGATCGAACTCACCGATGCGAATGCGACGGCGATCCAGAACACGCTGCCGATCTTGTCCACCGGCTGGACCTACCGGACCTTCCGTACTTCCGGCACGGTCAATGATGCACCGAAGGCATTCCTCCGCGCGAAGGTCAGCGAAACACCCTGA
- a CDS encoding LamG-like jellyroll fold domain-containing protein translates to MQSKKTGRAFVLALAATILPLFAAGPGASNDFGGKRVLIIGIDGMRDDALQAADAPNIASLTAQGVITHTAYAGGVLGTATQQPTISGPGWCSITIGVWTDKHKVVDNSFTAYKNSVATNYPHFFKRLKDAKPNSYLSSITSWSSIEDSIVSKVASSVNYHVKATGATYADRDLDVKNKAVAHLGSANPDVLFLHFDQVDGAGHSTGFSPTNPDYMNAIHTVDTHIGSVLAAINARPQIAQEKWLVILTTDHGGTGTSHGGQTSEERNITLLVSGAVVNAPHVSPATPGQTAVPPTAMKYLGVPVNAAWNWASTDFGLPPYFFSPVSGQNVNLSWVLPTGGLSGLTGYEIRRDGALIASLSAATTTYTDAPAVGTHAYEIRFLGTTETRTGSATVLGNLNDQLVLHLPFEGSTLDMSGHGNNGTVSGTPAYTTGRTGQCLQFTDTTSPHQYVNLGQPTDFQFSATDSFTVSVWVNHTGNFADNRSIGGSADDPAILSNKDWNSGANTGWFIGAGADGRWQWNVGDGTDRADFDSASSLLSNGQWHHLCVVHDRSTNEARLYYDGTLTAIRSLAAIGSLNATKPTAVATDGTLGTIWPNWFSGKIDEVKIWRRALAPAEVTTVFNQ, encoded by the coding sequence ATGCAATCCAAGAAAACAGGCCGCGCGTTCGTTCTCGCGCTGGCCGCCACCATCCTGCCCTTGTTCGCCGCCGGTCCCGGCGCATCCAACGACTTCGGCGGCAAACGCGTCCTCATCATCGGCATCGATGGCATGAGGGACGATGCCCTGCAGGCCGCGGACGCGCCCAACATCGCCTCGCTCACCGCGCAGGGCGTGATCACCCACACCGCCTATGCCGGCGGCGTGCTCGGCACCGCCACCCAGCAGCCGACCATCAGCGGACCAGGCTGGTGTTCCATCACCATCGGCGTGTGGACGGACAAGCACAAGGTCGTGGACAATTCGTTCACCGCCTACAAGAACAGCGTCGCCACGAACTATCCGCACTTCTTCAAGCGGCTCAAGGACGCCAAACCGAACTCCTATCTCTCTAGTATCACGAGCTGGAGTTCCATCGAGGACTCGATCGTCTCCAAGGTTGCCAGTTCGGTGAACTACCACGTGAAGGCCACGGGCGCGACCTATGCGGACCGCGATCTCGATGTGAAGAACAAGGCGGTGGCCCATCTGGGTTCCGCGAATCCGGACGTCCTGTTCCTGCACTTCGACCAGGTGGATGGTGCGGGCCACTCCACAGGCTTTAGTCCGACGAATCCGGACTACATGAATGCCATCCACACCGTGGACACGCACATCGGCAGCGTGCTCGCGGCGATCAATGCGCGCCCGCAGATCGCCCAGGAAAAATGGCTCGTCATTCTCACCACCGATCACGGCGGCACCGGTACCAGCCATGGCGGACAGACCAGCGAGGAGAGGAACATCACGCTGCTTGTCAGTGGTGCCGTGGTGAATGCGCCTCACGTGAGTCCCGCCACTCCGGGCCAGACCGCTGTCCCACCCACTGCGATGAAATATCTGGGAGTCCCGGTGAATGCCGCGTGGAACTGGGCCAGTACGGACTTCGGCCTGCCACCGTATTTCTTCAGTCCGGTGAGCGGCCAAAACGTGAACCTCAGTTGGGTGCTGCCCACGGGCGGGTTGTCCGGTTTGACCGGTTATGAGATCCGCCGCGATGGTGCGCTGATCGCCTCGCTGTCCGCTGCCACCACCACTTACACGGATGCGCCGGCTGTGGGCACTCATGCCTACGAGATCCGCTTCCTCGGCACCACGGAGACCCGCACCGGAAGCGCCACCGTGCTGGGGAACCTCAATGACCAACTTGTGCTCCACCTTCCATTCGAAGGAAGCACACTGGACATGTCCGGCCACGGCAACAACGGCACCGTGAGCGGCACGCCCGCCTACACCACCGGCAGGACGGGGCAATGCCTCCAGTTCACGGACACCACCAGCCCGCATCAATATGTGAATCTCGGCCAGCCGACCGATTTCCAATTCTCCGCCACGGACAGCTTCACGGTGTCCGTGTGGGTGAATCACACCGGCAATTTCGCGGACAACCGGTCCATCGGAGGCAGTGCGGACGACCCGGCCATCCTCTCCAACAAGGATTGGAACAGCGGCGCGAACACCGGCTGGTTCATCGGAGCGGGTGCGGATGGCCGCTGGCAATGGAACGTGGGCGATGGCACCGACCGCGCCGATTTCGACAGCGCCTCGTCGCTGCTCAGCAACGGCCAATGGCATCACCTTTGTGTGGTCCATGACCGCTCCACCAACGAAGCACGACTCTACTACGATGGCACCCTCACGGCCATCCGCTCGCTTGCCGCCATCGGTTCGCTCAACGCCACCAAGCCCACCGCCGTCGCCACCGATGGCACACTCGGTACCATCTGGCCGAATTGGTTCAGTGGCAAAATCGACGAAGTGAAGATCTGGCGCCGCGCATTGGCTCCCGCCGAGGTCACCACGGTATTCAACCAGTAA
- a CDS encoding YciI family protein: MKYICLGYIEPNKFENLSETERNAMVDECFSYDDELRRNGHFAGGEALQPPQTAATLRWQDGKVAISDGPYAETKEQIGGILILEARDLNHAIQIMSKHPGVKAGPFEIRPAADLSEMIRESEQRRA; encoded by the coding sequence ATGAAATACATCTGCCTTGGCTACATCGAACCGAACAAGTTCGAGAACCTCTCCGAAACCGAACGCAATGCGATGGTGGACGAGTGCTTCTCCTACGATGATGAATTGCGGAGAAACGGCCACTTCGCCGGTGGCGAGGCGCTCCAGCCCCCTCAAACCGCCGCCACTCTGCGCTGGCAGGATGGCAAAGTCGCCATCTCAGACGGCCCCTACGCCGAGACCAAGGAACAAATCGGCGGCATCCTCATCCTCGAGGCCCGCGATCTGAACCACGCCATCCAGATCATGTCAAAGCACCCCGGCGTGAAAGCCGGTCCCTTCGAGATCCGCCCCGCCGCCGATCTCTCCGAAATGATCCGCGAGAGCGAGCAGCGGCGCGCCTGA
- a CDS encoding RNA polymerase sigma factor, with amino-acid sequence MQSTLDTLYREESGRILATLIRLLGDFDLAEDAMHDAFAVALERWAVDGVPSNPRAWLVSTGRFKAIDALRRRARFDASQDKIADELESSRPATDSDDGHLEDDRLRLIFTCCHPALPPEARTALTLREVCGLTTEEIARAFLISAAALAQRIVRAKARIREAHLPYQVPSQEELPERLNGVLQVIYLVFNEGYYASSGASLTRSDLSGEAIRLGRLLLELLPEPEVTGLLALMLLQESRRAARTTATGELILLEHQDRSLWNRGQIVEGVALVERALRSRRFGPYTLQAAIAAVHSEAADAASTDWPQIVALYNLLAQAEPSPVVELNRAVAVAMRDGPEAGLTLIDSLFERGALADYHLAHAARADLCRRLGRDTDARDSYERALSLARQEPERRFLEKRLQDLAEKK; translated from the coding sequence ATGCAATCCACCCTGGACACCCTCTACCGCGAAGAATCCGGGCGGATTCTGGCGACGTTGATCCGGTTGCTGGGGGATTTCGATCTGGCGGAGGATGCGATGCACGACGCCTTTGCGGTGGCATTGGAGCGTTGGGCGGTGGATGGGGTGCCGTCCAATCCGCGCGCGTGGCTGGTGTCCACGGGGCGCTTCAAGGCCATCGATGCGCTGCGTCGCCGCGCGCGCTTCGATGCTTCCCAGGACAAGATCGCCGATGAACTCGAGTCTTCCCGACCGGCCACCGATTCCGACGACGGGCATCTGGAAGACGACCGGCTGCGGCTGATCTTCACCTGTTGCCATCCCGCGCTGCCACCGGAAGCTCGGACCGCCCTCACGCTGCGCGAAGTTTGCGGACTCACCACGGAGGAGATCGCCCGTGCCTTCCTGATTTCCGCGGCCGCGCTGGCGCAGCGGATCGTGCGCGCCAAGGCCCGGATCCGCGAGGCTCACCTCCCCTATCAGGTGCCCTCACAGGAGGAACTGCCAGAGCGCCTGAATGGCGTGCTGCAGGTGATCTATCTGGTGTTCAACGAAGGCTACTACGCCTCCTCCGGTGCCTCGCTGACCCGCTCCGATCTTTCCGGCGAAGCCATTCGGCTCGGACGCCTATTGTTGGAACTACTTCCGGAGCCGGAGGTCACGGGCCTGCTCGCGCTGATGCTGCTGCAGGAATCCCGCCGCGCGGCCAGAACCACCGCCACCGGCGAACTGATCCTACTGGAACACCAGGACCGCTCGTTGTGGAACCGCGGACAAATCGTGGAAGGCGTCGCCCTGGTGGAGCGCGCGCTGCGTTCACGGCGTTTCGGCCCCTACACGCTCCAGGCCGCCATCGCCGCCGTGCATTCGGAAGCAGCCGATGCCGCTTCGACCGATTGGCCCCAGATCGTCGCGCTCTACAACCTGCTCGCGCAGGCCGAGCCCTCACCGGTGGTCGAGTTGAACCGCGCCGTCGCCGTGGCGATGCGTGATGGCCCGGAAGCCGGGCTGACCTTGATCGATTCCCTGTTCGAGCGCGGTGCCTTGGCCGACTACCACCTCGCCCACGCCGCGCGCGCGGACCTCTGCCGCCGGCTCGGCCGCGACACCGACGCCCGAGATTCCTACGAGCGCGCCCTGTCACTCGCCCGACAGGAACCGGAGCGGCGCTTCCTCGAAAAGCGGCTTCAGGATTTGGCGGAGAAAAAATGA
- a CDS encoding DMP19 family protein: MFSHEPIEWPDKVEALVDRLENESAGRSLTREERAVMDVYETVAVLEEEDGLHGFWQSDVNHQRVINSFELIGAATLVDLLNASRWCQTRPEDRHDYSETEEEYLSTIEEELFEGMDELVDLVLDFMEEELG, from the coding sequence ATGTTTTCCCATGAACCAATCGAGTGGCCGGATAAAGTGGAGGCGCTGGTCGACCGCCTTGAGAACGAATCCGCCGGGCGGTCCCTCACCCGCGAGGAGCGGGCGGTCATGGACGTCTATGAAACCGTCGCCGTCCTGGAAGAGGAAGATGGCCTGCACGGCTTCTGGCAGAGCGACGTGAACCACCAGCGGGTGATCAACTCCTTCGAGCTCATCGGCGCCGCCACCTTGGTCGATCTTCTCAACGCCAGCCGCTGGTGCCAGACCCGCCCGGAAGACCGCCACGATTACAGCGAAACCGAAGAGGAATACCTTTCCACCATTGAGGAAGAACTCTTCGAAGGGATGGACGAACTCGTCGATCTCGTGCTCGATTTCATGGAAGAGGAATTGGGATAG
- a CDS encoding FRG domain-containing protein, producing MDKSTKILLPRSSESTNFDPGPWKEVSRSNGIRTVEAGDFSAFFEFVNRGFGDTDTEHLWRGQKDSSWEILSSLGRAGKDANLILHRYRDAVARCNHVEYKIDGADEAAEMAKLRLWSLGQHHGLTTPLIDWTTYPYVALFFAFVEPDDSVESRSVFAINWGSVGISNFSIQSKKPDLFKERLNSPPYTKDFQEELFRKYGNNFRDEDRWMIEKSEISQTAREKIINWERTRQKKQTLGLYTPRTNENPRIHSQGGRHIYTPDNISIESWINQCASDDEVTIFGNILTKVNMPNSQRPEVLKCLNRMNINYLNLFPDLDGAARHCNLDLIGSRMFGIRDY from the coding sequence ATGGACAAATCGACTAAAATACTTCTCCCTCGCTCGTCGGAGTCTACAAATTTTGATCCCGGACCTTGGAAAGAAGTTTCGCGATCAAATGGTATTCGAACTGTTGAGGCTGGAGACTTCAGCGCTTTTTTCGAGTTCGTTAATAGGGGCTTCGGAGACACAGATACTGAACATCTCTGGAGAGGGCAAAAAGACTCGTCATGGGAGATACTGTCATCCTTAGGTCGAGCCGGAAAGGACGCCAACCTAATTCTTCACAGATATCGTGATGCAGTAGCCCGATGCAACCACGTCGAATATAAAATCGATGGTGCTGACGAGGCTGCTGAAATGGCTAAGCTTCGGCTTTGGTCGCTGGGGCAACATCATGGATTGACGACGCCATTAATTGATTGGACAACTTATCCATACGTCGCTCTTTTCTTTGCATTTGTTGAACCCGACGATTCAGTAGAGAGCCGATCAGTATTTGCAATAAACTGGGGATCCGTGGGAATTTCAAACTTCTCGATTCAAAGCAAGAAGCCCGACCTATTTAAAGAGCGGCTGAACTCACCTCCATATACAAAAGATTTCCAAGAGGAACTTTTTCGAAAATACGGTAATAATTTTAGAGATGAAGATAGATGGATGATTGAAAAATCCGAAATTTCCCAAACAGCCCGTGAAAAAATCATAAATTGGGAGAGAACGCGCCAAAAAAAGCAGACGCTTGGGCTATACACGCCGAGAACTAATGAGAATCCGAGAATACACAGTCAAGGGGGGCGGCATATTTACACCCCAGACAATATTTCAATTGAGTCTTGGATTAATCAATGCGCATCAGATGATGAGGTGACGATATTTGGTAATATTCTAACTAAAGTCAACATGCCTAATTCTCAACGCCCCGAGGTTTTAAAATGCCTCAACCGAATGAATATCAACTATTTGAATTTGTTTCCCGATCTTGACGGAGCGGCGAGACATTGTAATTTAGATTTAATTGGTAGCCGCATGTTCGGAATTAGAGACTATTGA